Proteins encoded in a region of the Roseateles sp. SL47 genome:
- the trxB gene encoding thioredoxin-disulfide reductase yields the protein MSHSSSPPPRHARLLILGSGPAGYTAAIYAARANLKPLLITGMAQGGQLMTTTDVDNWPADVMGVQGPALMQRFQRHAERFQANLLFDHIQEVDFSRRPFVLKGDHSSYTADAVILSTGASAQYLGLPSEAEFMGRGVSACATCDGFFYREQEVCVVGGGNTAVEEALYLSNIASKVHLIHRRDRFRAEPILVDKLMEKVQAGAIHLHLHAVLDEVLGDASGVTGVRIRSTLSVPREGLTREIALQGCFIAIGHVPNTELFRGQLALRDGYVVTRGGPRAYATMTSVPGIFAAGDVQDDVYRQAITSAGTGCMAALDAQRFLEQQAL from the coding sequence ATGAGCCATTCTTCGTCGCCCCCGCCTCGCCATGCCCGCCTGCTGATCCTCGGCTCCGGTCCCGCCGGCTACACGGCCGCCATCTACGCCGCCCGCGCCAACCTCAAGCCGCTGCTGATCACTGGCATGGCGCAGGGCGGCCAGTTGATGACCACCACCGACGTCGACAACTGGCCGGCGGACGTGATGGGCGTGCAGGGACCGGCGCTGATGCAGCGCTTCCAGCGCCATGCCGAACGCTTCCAGGCCAACCTGCTGTTCGATCACATCCAGGAGGTGGACTTCTCCCGCCGGCCTTTTGTGCTCAAGGGGGACCACAGTAGCTACACCGCCGACGCCGTGATCCTGTCCACGGGCGCGTCGGCCCAATACCTCGGGCTGCCGTCCGAGGCGGAATTCATGGGCCGAGGCGTGAGCGCCTGCGCGACCTGCGACGGTTTCTTCTACCGCGAGCAGGAGGTCTGCGTGGTGGGCGGCGGCAATACGGCCGTGGAGGAGGCGCTGTACCTCTCCAACATCGCCAGCAAGGTGCACCTGATCCACCGCCGAGACCGGTTCCGTGCCGAACCCATCCTGGTCGACAAGCTGATGGAGAAGGTCCAGGCCGGCGCCATTCACCTGCACCTGCATGCGGTGCTGGACGAGGTGCTGGGGGATGCTTCGGGCGTGACCGGCGTGCGCATCCGCAGCACGCTCAGCGTGCCCCGGGAGGGCCTGACCCGCGAGATCGCGCTGCAGGGCTGCTTCATCGCCATCGGCCATGTGCCCAACACTGAGCTGTTCCGGGGGCAACTGGCGCTGCGTGACGGGTATGTGGTCACCCGGGGCGGGCCGAGGGCCTACGCCACCATGACCAGCGTCCCCGGCATCTTCGCCGCTGGCGACGTGCAGGACGACGTCTACCGCCAGGCCATCACCAGCGCCGGGACAGGCTGCATGGCGGCGCTGGATGCGCAGCGCTTCCTGGAGCAGCAGGCGCTGTAG
- a CDS encoding response regulator transcription factor: protein MNRHLLVIEDDPRIADFLSRGLEAEGFTVEVARTGPEGLARARGQATSMIILDLMLPGLGGLDLCQTLRAEGCQVPILMLSAMDGTGDKVRGLRLGADDYLTKPFDFEELLARIDALLRRGREQRAVVQTLQVADLVLDRERMQVQRAGQPITLTAKELAFLELLMSAPGRLFSRERILANVWGTHIDPLTNIVDVYVRRLRAKIDAGHALPLLKTVRGLGYRLDHSPGP from the coding sequence ATGAACCGACACCTGCTTGTCATTGAAGACGATCCGCGCATCGCGGACTTTCTCTCCCGCGGACTGGAAGCTGAGGGCTTCACCGTGGAAGTCGCCCGCACCGGCCCGGAGGGTCTGGCCCGCGCGCGCGGCCAGGCCACGTCGATGATCATCCTGGACCTGATGCTGCCCGGCCTGGGCGGCCTGGACCTTTGCCAGACCCTGCGCGCGGAGGGCTGCCAGGTGCCCATCCTGATGCTCTCCGCCATGGACGGCACCGGCGACAAGGTGCGTGGCCTGCGCCTGGGCGCGGACGACTACCTGACCAAACCCTTCGACTTCGAAGAACTGCTGGCGCGCATTGATGCGCTGCTGCGCCGCGGGCGCGAGCAACGCGCGGTGGTGCAGACCCTGCAGGTCGCCGACCTGGTGCTGGACCGCGAGCGCATGCAGGTGCAGCGCGCCGGCCAGCCGATCACGCTGACGGCCAAGGAACTGGCCTTCCTGGAATTGCTGATGAGCGCGCCGGGGCGGCTGTTCAGCCGCGAGCGCATCCTCGCCAATGTGTGGGGTACCCACATCGACCCGCTCACCAACATCGTGGACGTGTATGTGCGGCGCCTGCGCGCCAAGATCGACGCCGGCCATGCCTTGCCGCTGCTCAAGACCGTGCGGGGCCTGGGCTATCGGCTGGACCACAGCCCGGGGCCCTGA
- a CDS encoding RNA polymerase sigma factor — MLKSVANETDTAVEPCLRAWLQATAAGDRSAFEQLYRHCRPRLSRFVLRCCGRQDLADEVVNEALWVVWRTAGNFRGESRVSTWVHGIAYRCMLKALRDGVASEEINASSVHEAELAMAEPSVNEGPDRELRNWLARGLSALPMEQRVTLELAYYLGESCEDIARIMNCATGTVKARMFHARIRLRNVLPELGGVSRPMSGTEGHGP, encoded by the coding sequence ATGCTCAAAAGCGTTGCCAACGAAACGGATACGGCCGTTGAACCGTGCCTGCGCGCCTGGTTGCAGGCCACCGCCGCCGGCGACCGATCCGCCTTCGAGCAGCTCTACCGGCACTGCCGGCCCCGGCTCTCGCGGTTCGTGCTGCGCTGTTGCGGCCGCCAGGACCTGGCCGACGAGGTGGTGAACGAGGCCCTGTGGGTGGTCTGGCGCACGGCCGGCAACTTCCGGGGAGAATCCCGGGTAAGCACCTGGGTCCATGGCATTGCCTACCGCTGCATGCTGAAGGCCTTGCGGGACGGGGTGGCGTCGGAAGAAATCAATGCCTCGTCCGTGCACGAGGCGGAACTCGCGATGGCGGAACCCTCGGTCAACGAGGGGCCGGACCGCGAACTGCGCAACTGGCTGGCCCGTGGGCTCTCCGCCTTGCCGATGGAACAACGGGTTACCTTGGAACTGGCTTATTACCTGGGCGAATCCTGCGAGGACATTGCCCGCATCATGAATTGCGCCACGGGAACGGTGAAAGCACGCATGTTCCATGCACGCATCCGCCTGCGCAATGTGCTGCCCGAACTGGGTGGCGTCAGCCGCCCCATGAGCGGCACCGAAGGACACGGGCCATGA
- the dsbD gene encoding protein-disulfide reductase DsbD encodes MRNIASLLAGALSALALAFSAAPTPASAADPNNFLDPALAFVGSASVDAGAAVVAFDIAPGYHLYRERFAIEAEGATLPAARLPGGKEEFDPNFNKTMTLWAGKIRVVQPLPAGPAPAVLTVRYQGCADRGLCYPPQQALVHLKDDGAGGLIARWDAQPDALSVPLPETPATSGGPRAAARTTSTPTSAADAVATTGAAPLDSSAAALQSGSLLKVIGMFLLGGLLLSFTPCVLPMLPILSSVIVGQGQPVSRMRGFTLALAYSMGMALVYTAAGIVAGLLGSGFAAALQNPWVLGSFALLLSILALSMFGVWQFQMPGFIQDRVNNASNQLQGGRHIGVFLMGGLSALLVGPCVAAPLAGALVYISQTRDVVLGGSALFALACGMSVPLLALGLSAGTLLPRAGRWMEHVKTFFGVVLLAVAVWLVSPVLPTGALMFLIGAVALVTVICLGAFDGGKPRALRAGGTLVALWSVAMIGGAFSGGDSVLQPLRHLARGGAGGPVAAMAAQAAGTGAPVFERITTVAQLDAALAATDRPVVLDFYADWCVACKEMEHLTFADPAIAARLFKARLLQADVTANSAEAKALLKRFQLFGPPGILFFDGQDRELAAARTIGFLPPEEFSKRLDHAQL; translated from the coding sequence ATGAGAAACATCGCTTCCCTGCTGGCCGGCGCCTTGAGCGCGCTGGCACTGGCCTTCTCCGCCGCGCCCACGCCAGCGTCGGCGGCGGACCCCAACAACTTCCTCGACCCGGCGCTGGCTTTTGTCGGCAGCGCCTCCGTGGACGCTGGTGCGGCCGTGGTGGCGTTCGATATCGCGCCCGGCTACCACCTGTACCGCGAGCGTTTCGCCATCGAGGCGGAGGGCGCCACGCTGCCCGCGGCCCGGCTGCCGGGGGGCAAGGAGGAATTCGATCCCAACTTCAACAAGACCATGACCCTGTGGGCCGGCAAGATCCGCGTGGTGCAGCCGCTGCCCGCCGGGCCGGCGCCCGCGGTCTTGACCGTCCGCTACCAGGGCTGCGCGGACCGGGGGCTCTGCTACCCGCCGCAGCAGGCGCTGGTGCACCTGAAGGATGACGGCGCGGGCGGCCTGATCGCGCGCTGGGATGCGCAGCCGGATGCGCTCTCCGTGCCGTTGCCCGAGACGCCGGCCACCTCCGGTGGCCCCAGGGCGGCGGCGCGGACCACCAGCACCCCCACCAGCGCGGCGGACGCCGTCGCCACCACGGGCGCCGCCCCCCTCGACAGCAGCGCCGCCGCGCTGCAATCAGGTAGCCTGCTCAAGGTCATCGGCATGTTCCTGCTGGGCGGCCTGCTGCTGTCCTTCACGCCCTGCGTGCTGCCGATGCTGCCCATCCTGTCCTCGGTGATCGTGGGGCAGGGCCAGCCGGTGTCGCGCATGCGCGGCTTCACGCTGGCGCTGGCCTATTCAATGGGCATGGCGCTGGTCTACACGGCGGCGGGCATCGTGGCCGGACTGCTGGGTTCTGGTTTTGCCGCCGCACTGCAGAACCCCTGGGTGCTGGGCAGCTTTGCGTTGCTGCTGTCGATCCTGGCGCTGTCGATGTTCGGCGTGTGGCAGTTCCAGATGCCGGGTTTCATCCAGGACCGGGTCAACAATGCCTCCAACCAGCTGCAGGGTGGCCGCCATATCGGCGTGTTCCTGATGGGCGGCCTGTCGGCGCTGCTGGTGGGGCCCTGCGTGGCCGCGCCGCTGGCCGGCGCGCTGGTCTACATCAGCCAGACCCGCGACGTGGTGCTGGGCGGCTCGGCACTGTTCGCGCTGGCCTGTGGCATGAGTGTGCCGCTGCTGGCGCTGGGCCTGTCCGCCGGCACGCTGCTGCCGCGCGCGGGCCGCTGGATGGAGCATGTGAAGACCTTCTTCGGCGTGGTGCTGCTGGCGGTGGCCGTGTGGCTGGTGTCGCCGGTGCTGCCCACGGGCGCGCTGATGTTCCTGATCGGCGCGGTCGCGCTGGTCACTGTGATCTGCCTGGGCGCCTTCGACGGCGGCAAGCCCCGCGCCCTGCGGGCCGGCGGCACGCTGGTGGCGCTGTGGTCCGTGGCCATGATCGGCGGCGCCTTCTCCGGCGGGGACAGCGTGCTGCAGCCGCTGCGCCATCTGGCGCGGGGAGGCGCGGGTGGCCCGGTGGCGGCCATGGCCGCCCAGGCCGCTGGCACGGGGGCGCCGGTCTTCGAGCGCATCACCACCGTGGCCCAGCTGGACGCCGCGCTGGCGGCCACCGACCGGCCCGTAGTGCTGGACTTCTATGCCGACTGGTGCGTGGCCTGCAAGGAGATGGAACACCTGACCTTTGCCGATCCCGCCATCGCGGCCCGGCTGTTCAAGGCCCGTTTGCTGCAGGCGGACGTCACCGCCAACAGCGCCGAGGCCAAGGCCCTGCTCAAGCGCTTCCAGCTCTTCGGCCCGCCCGGGATCCTGTTCTTCGATGGACAGGACCGCGAACTGGCGGCCGCCCGCACCATCGGTTTCCTGCCGCCGGAAGAATTCTCCAAGCGGCTGGACCATGCGCAACTCTGA
- a CDS encoding amino acid ABC transporter substrate-binding protein: protein MFRALPHPRIRKLSILPVLPLLAAPGLALADPGTLDKARQSGAITVAYRESSIPFSYLGGDGKPTGFGWEICNKIVEQVKVATGRKDLKVNSQPVTSQNRIPLLQNGTVDIECGSTTNNSERNKQVGFAINYFYTGTRFITKASSGLKSVEDLKGRKVVSTVGTTNFQVLRRLNAERGLDLDLIGAKDHAESLLLVEHGRADAFGMDDVLLYGLRASAKDPAALAIFGDPIRVEPYAIMLRKDDAPFKALVDRVLTGLIRSGEFEQLYKKWFQSPIPPHNINLNAPMSAELQANLKALSDKPTF, encoded by the coding sequence ATGTTCCGTGCCCTGCCCCATCCCCGGATCCGCAAGCTGTCGATCCTTCCGGTGCTGCCACTGCTGGCCGCCCCCGGCCTGGCGCTGGCCGACCCTGGCACGCTGGACAAGGCCAGGCAGAGTGGTGCCATCACGGTGGCCTATCGCGAGTCGTCCATCCCCTTCTCCTACCTGGGCGGTGACGGCAAACCGACCGGCTTCGGCTGGGAGATCTGCAACAAGATCGTCGAGCAGGTCAAGGTGGCCACCGGCCGCAAGGACCTGAAGGTCAACAGCCAGCCCGTGACCTCGCAGAACCGCATCCCCCTGCTGCAGAACGGCACGGTGGACATCGAGTGCGGTTCCACCACCAACAACTCGGAGCGCAACAAGCAGGTCGGCTTCGCCATCAACTATTTCTATACCGGCACGCGCTTCATCACCAAGGCGTCCAGCGGTCTGAAGTCGGTGGAGGACTTGAAGGGCCGCAAAGTGGTCTCCACCGTGGGCACCACCAACTTCCAGGTGCTGCGCCGCCTCAACGCCGAGCGCGGGCTGGACCTGGACCTGATCGGTGCCAAGGACCACGCCGAGTCGCTGCTGCTGGTGGAACACGGCCGCGCCGACGCCTTCGGCATGGACGATGTGCTGCTCTACGGGCTGCGCGCCAGCGCCAAGGATCCGGCGGCACTGGCCATCTTTGGTGATCCGATCCGGGTCGAGCCCTATGCCATCATGCTGCGCAAGGACGACGCGCCCTTCAAGGCGCTGGTCGACCGCGTGCTGACCGGGCTGATCAGGAGCGGCGAGTTCGAGCAGCTCTACAAGAAGTGGTTCCAGTCCCCGATCCCGCCGCACAACATCAACCTGAACGCGCCGATGAGCGCGGAGCTGCAGGCCAACCTGAAGGCGCTGTCGGACAAGCCGACGTTCTGA
- a CDS encoding FAD:protein FMN transferase yields the protein MSHRHAFTAMASPCEVVLAGVPPARAIEAGAAVEREVRRIERKFSRYRPDSVVSRINERAGQGGGLAVDAETARLLDFAAQLHHQSEGLFDITSGCLRRLWDFKAGIEPTAQALEALLPRVGWGLVGWDGRSISLPRPGMEIDLGGIGKEYAADRAVAALAELGIRHGFVNLGGDLRVLGARPDGRAWRFAIQHPRQADATCGHIELTGGALATSGDYERFFIASDGRRCCHILDPRSGQPVRHWQAVSVVAPVCVAAGALATMAMLIGPQAPQRLSTPGVGFLLVGPDGDLHHHDPDQLLQVCIPS from the coding sequence ATGTCCCATCGCCACGCCTTCACCGCCATGGCCTCGCCCTGCGAGGTCGTTCTGGCGGGTGTTCCGCCGGCCCGCGCCATCGAGGCCGGCGCCGCGGTGGAGCGCGAGGTGCGCCGCATCGAGCGCAAGTTCTCCCGCTACCGGCCGGACAGCGTCGTCTCGCGCATCAATGAGCGCGCGGGGCAGGGCGGGGGGCTGGCGGTGGATGCCGAAACCGCCCGGCTGCTGGACTTCGCCGCCCAGCTTCACCACCAGAGCGAAGGCCTTTTCGACATCACCAGCGGCTGCCTGCGCAGGCTCTGGGATTTCAAGGCGGGCATCGAGCCGACGGCCCAGGCCCTGGAGGCGCTGCTGCCGCGGGTCGGCTGGGGCCTGGTCGGGTGGGACGGCCGCAGCATCAGCCTGCCCCGTCCCGGCATGGAAATCGACCTGGGCGGAATCGGCAAGGAATATGCCGCCGACCGCGCGGTGGCCGCGCTGGCGGAACTCGGCATCCGCCACGGCTTCGTCAACCTGGGCGGCGACCTGCGCGTGCTGGGCGCCCGGCCCGATGGCCGCGCCTGGCGCTTCGCCATCCAGCATCCCCGCCAGGCGGACGCCACCTGCGGCCACATCGAACTCACGGGCGGCGCCCTGGCCACCAGCGGCGACTACGAGCGCTTCTTCATCGCTAGCGACGGCCGCCGCTGCTGCCACATCCTCGACCCGCGCAGCGGCCAGCCGGTGCGCCACTGGCAGGCGGTCAGCGTGGTCGCGCCAGTGTGCGTGGCCGCAGGCGCGCTGGCCACCATGGCCATGCTGATCGGGCCCCAGGCCCCCCAACGGCTCAGTACCCCGGGGGTCGGCTTCCTGCTGGTCGGCCCTGATGGCGACCTTCATCACCACGATCCCGATCAACTGCTTCAAGTCTGCATCCCATCATGA
- a CDS encoding S8 family peptidase, giving the protein MMLAAVLALAGLVMAPLSVWGQATGTVGGPATGSDRGPGAQAEAGGPDGVPEAGPRPVERRLILAVKDAGEPLSGAGGSPRGDYRRMAGYAGSAGAAAVSEAVAREYGLRERAAWTIAPLNLRCMLFAIAPGDDLDAVIQRLKKDERVQLAQPLQEFETFTGTKVLQAPGGDTGAVSGMGTTAQPAGAVSTSGAGAATSNSNSTGTGATPPYNDPYYGLQRGFQQMAVAPLQQLGTGARVKVAVIDTGVDARHPDLQGRLPRQRDYVGGGGGYVETFPERHGTEVLGLIAARVNNRTGIVGLAPGAMLLSYRACWADTVRSGESGSATARCNSFTLAQALGAAIADGADVINLSLGGPSDPLLTRLLQHAQARGAVVVAAAPPERLAAGFPSNVPGTLVVATAGDPLPAVGAINTAGTVEERLAAPGRSVLTTVPGGEYDMDTGSSLASANAAGVVALLRSLVPSADADRLRRALRESMTSATAPINACVAARLLGIQGLRCP; this is encoded by the coding sequence ATGATGCTGGCGGCGGTGCTGGCCCTGGCGGGCCTGGTGATGGCGCCGCTGAGCGTCTGGGGTCAGGCGACGGGAACAGTGGGTGGCCCCGCCACCGGATCTGATCGTGGGCCTGGAGCGCAGGCCGAGGCCGGCGGCCCCGATGGGGTGCCCGAGGCCGGTCCCCGCCCTGTTGAACGCCGCCTCATCCTGGCCGTCAAGGACGCGGGCGAACCCTTGTCCGGCGCCGGAGGCTCTCCGCGTGGGGACTATCGCCGCATGGCGGGTTATGCCGGCAGCGCAGGCGCCGCGGCGGTCTCCGAGGCCGTGGCCCGCGAGTACGGCTTGCGGGAGCGGGCCGCCTGGACCATCGCCCCGCTGAACCTGCGCTGCATGCTGTTTGCCATCGCTCCGGGCGACGATCTGGACGCGGTGATCCAGCGGCTGAAGAAAGATGAACGGGTCCAGCTGGCGCAGCCGCTGCAGGAGTTCGAGACCTTCACCGGCACCAAGGTGCTGCAGGCCCCCGGTGGTGACACCGGCGCGGTTTCCGGTATGGGCACGACCGCGCAGCCTGCTGGCGCCGTCTCGACCAGCGGAGCGGGTGCCGCCACCAGCAACAGCAACAGCACCGGTACTGGTGCCACGCCCCCCTACAACGACCCGTACTACGGCCTGCAGCGCGGCTTCCAGCAGATGGCGGTGGCGCCGCTGCAGCAGCTGGGCACGGGCGCCCGCGTGAAGGTGGCCGTCATCGACACCGGGGTCGACGCCCGCCATCCCGACCTGCAGGGCCGTCTGCCCCGCCAGCGCGACTATGTGGGCGGTGGCGGCGGTTATGTGGAGACGTTCCCCGAACGCCATGGCACCGAGGTGCTGGGCCTGATCGCCGCGCGGGTCAACAACCGGACCGGCATCGTCGGCCTGGCGCCGGGTGCCATGCTGCTGAGCTACCGCGCCTGCTGGGCCGACACCGTCCGCAGCGGGGAGAGCGGTTCCGCCACGGCCCGCTGCAACTCCTTCACCCTGGCCCAGGCGCTGGGCGCAGCCATTGCCGACGGGGCGGATGTGATCAACCTCAGCCTGGGTGGCCCGAGCGACCCCTTGCTGACCAGGCTGCTGCAACATGCCCAGGCCCGGGGTGCCGTGGTGGTGGCGGCGGCCCCGCCGGAGCGGCTGGCCGCCGGGTTCCCCAGCAATGTGCCCGGCACGCTGGTGGTGGCCACGGCGGGTGACCCCTTGCCGGCCGTGGGAGCGATCAACACCGCCGGCACGGTCGAGGAGCGCCTGGCCGCGCCCGGCCGCTCGGTGCTGACCACGGTGCCCGGTGGCGAGTACGACATGGACACCGGCAGCTCCCTGGCCTCGGCCAACGCCGCCGGTGTGGTGGCGCTGCTGCGCTCGCTGGTGCCTTCGGCCGATGCGGACCGCCTGCGCCGCGCGCTGCGAGAATCCATGACCTCGGCCACGGCGCCGATCAATGCCTGCGTGGCCGCCCGCCTGCTGGGCATCCAGGGGCTGCGCTGCCCCTGA
- a CDS encoding sensor histidine kinase, which translates to MFRSRVTLALAAMLVLVCIQAGFVYLGTMRVESYTAHSRLTSDLLSELLDLSADKQRLRTWAAQQTMGVSALPEIRERLLDRMSASAERLTDMSRRNLASWREIAARDDMEIPDDAAQLVEITSLLGANITELRTQLRELEPHPDRSSFADVWRHLNQVFDTTHGRDLRDLLNGAIDRQRQAVPIARAATENGIHRLRLQAVGMVGLTFGVAVALYVHLSRRLRRPLDDLLAGTQALQAGRLEHRIPVHDVDEFGRVAAHFNAMAHELQQHRAAMDVVRRRLEDAVKARTQELEQAHGTLQQLDQRRRQLFADLGHELRTPATVIRGEADIALRSLSMTGEQHRMTLQRIVAAVKQLTSLVDDLLLVARAEADELDILPERLALGPLLADTVAQAQALATLHGQRLETGAIPNDLTIDADPTRLRQALMIVLDNAIRYSRPQGRVRVACAVLQEEVELSVTDEGIGISEEELTQVFDRFVRGPRARRHRADGTGIGLSIARTIMQAHGGHIDLHSEVDRGTTVRMRLPLASFPQS; encoded by the coding sequence ATGTTCCGATCCCGCGTGACGCTCGCCCTGGCCGCGATGCTGGTGCTGGTCTGCATACAGGCCGGTTTTGTCTATCTCGGCACCATGCGTGTGGAGAGCTACACGGCCCACAGCCGGCTCACCAGCGACCTGCTGTCCGAACTGCTGGACCTCTCCGCCGACAAGCAGCGCCTGCGCACCTGGGCCGCCCAGCAGACCATGGGGGTGTCGGCGTTGCCAGAGATCCGGGAGCGGCTGCTGGACCGCATGTCCGCCAGCGCAGAGCGGCTGACCGACATGTCCCGCCGCAACCTGGCCTCCTGGCGCGAGATCGCCGCCCGCGACGACATGGAGATCCCCGACGACGCCGCGCAGCTCGTGGAGATCACCAGCCTGCTGGGGGCCAACATCACGGAGCTGCGCACCCAGTTGCGCGAGCTGGAGCCGCATCCGGACCGTTCCAGCTTCGCGGATGTGTGGCGCCACCTGAACCAGGTGTTCGACACCACCCACGGCCGCGACCTGCGCGACCTGCTCAACGGCGCGATCGACCGCCAGCGCCAGGCCGTGCCGATCGCCCGCGCCGCCACCGAAAACGGCATCCACCGGCTGCGCCTGCAGGCGGTGGGCATGGTGGGGCTGACCTTTGGCGTGGCGGTGGCGCTGTATGTGCACCTGAGCCGCCGGCTTCGCCGCCCGCTGGACGACTTGCTCGCCGGCACGCAGGCACTGCAGGCCGGGCGGCTGGAGCACCGCATTCCGGTGCATGACGTCGACGAGTTCGGCCGTGTCGCCGCCCATTTCAACGCCATGGCGCATGAGCTCCAGCAGCACCGCGCCGCCATGGACGTGGTGCGGCGCCGGCTGGAGGACGCAGTGAAGGCCCGCACACAGGAGCTGGAGCAGGCCCATGGCACGCTCCAGCAGCTGGACCAGCGCCGCCGCCAGCTCTTCGCGGACCTTGGGCACGAACTGCGGACGCCCGCCACGGTGATCCGGGGCGAGGCGGACATCGCGCTGCGCTCGCTGAGCATGACCGGCGAGCAGCACCGAATGACGCTGCAGCGCATCGTCGCGGCGGTGAAGCAGTTGACCTCCCTGGTGGATGACCTGCTGCTGGTGGCCCGTGCCGAAGCGGACGAGCTGGACATCCTGCCCGAACGCCTGGCCCTGGGCCCGCTGCTGGCCGACACCGTGGCCCAAGCGCAGGCCCTGGCCACGCTGCACGGCCAGCGGCTGGAGACCGGCGCCATCCCCAACGACCTCACCATCGACGCCGACCCCACCCGGCTGCGCCAAGCCTTGATGATCGTGCTGGACAACGCGATCCGCTACTCCCGCCCGCAGGGCCGGGTGCGCGTGGCGTGCGCGGTGTTGCAGGAGGAGGTGGAGCTCAGTGTCACCGACGAGGGCATCGGCATCTCGGAAGAAGAACTGACGCAGGTGTTCGACCGCTTCGTGCGCGGCCCCCGGGCCCGGCGCCATCGCGCGGACGGCACCGGCATCGGCCTGTCCATCGCCCGCACCATCATGCAGGCGCATGGCGGGCATATCGACCTGCACAGCGAAGTGGACCGTGGCACCACGGTGCGCATGCGGCTGCCGCTTGCCTCTTTCCCGCAGTCATGA
- a CDS encoding LysR family transcriptional regulator has protein sequence MRLSHIEAFNALMITGTVSGAARLLHVTQPAVTQTLQHAELKLGYQLFTRQRNRLMPTREAQVLYPAMQQLMSQLEGVRRIAVGLRTGTDTTLRVLIVPSLAVRALPEALARFRGRYPEMPISVRTLHSNEVARAMALQEGDVGIVYGNVQHAGLREERVATGRLVHVARLQRAGSDKRTTIALADVLIEPFIRIDERDPLGAMLADQWNRLGVVPSAGISVQTHHIAMVLAEEGFGPAIIDSFTAQSSRCKELHVRTITPEIPVEVRALIAPGEHSPQPVEAFVAAMRAATASLQGG, from the coding sequence ATGCGCCTGAGCCATATCGAAGCCTTCAATGCCCTGATGATCACCGGCACCGTCAGTGGTGCCGCGCGGCTGCTGCATGTCACGCAGCCGGCCGTCACCCAGACCCTGCAGCATGCCGAGCTCAAGCTGGGCTACCAGCTCTTCACCCGCCAGCGCAACCGCCTGATGCCCACGCGCGAGGCGCAGGTGCTGTACCCGGCGATGCAGCAGCTCATGTCGCAGCTGGAAGGCGTGCGCCGCATCGCGGTGGGCCTGCGCACCGGCACGGACACCACGCTGCGGGTGCTCATCGTGCCGTCGCTGGCCGTGCGGGCGCTGCCGGAGGCGCTGGCGCGCTTCCGCGGCAGGTATCCGGAGATGCCGATTTCCGTGCGCACGCTGCATTCCAACGAGGTGGCCCGCGCCATGGCGCTGCAGGAGGGGGACGTGGGCATCGTCTACGGCAACGTGCAGCACGCGGGCCTGCGGGAGGAGCGCGTGGCCACTGGCCGGTTGGTGCATGTGGCGCGGCTGCAGCGCGCGGGCTCGGACAAGCGCACCACCATCGCCCTGGCGGACGTGCTGATCGAACCCTTCATCCGCATCGATGAGCGCGACCCGCTGGGTGCCATGCTGGCCGACCAGTGGAACCGGCTGGGCGTGGTGCCCTCGGCCGGTATCTCGGTGCAGACGCATCACATCGCCATGGTGCTGGCGGAGGAAGGCTTCGGGCCGGCGATCATCGATTCGTTTACCGCGCAATCGAGCCGCTGCAAAGAGCTTCATGTGCGCACGATCACGCCGGAAATTCCAGTCGAGGTGCGGGCGCTGATCGCGCCGGGCGAGCATTCGCCGCAGCCGGTGGAGGCGTTCGTGGCCGCGATGCGGGCCGCCACGGCGTCCCTGCAGGGCGGGTGA